The Corynebacterium suranareeae genome window below encodes:
- a CDS encoding M24 family metallopeptidase: MSDPSTSNFPSSVYASRLARAQEGARTAGLDGLIIGTGAELAYLTGSWISTHERLTALVVPATGTATIILPAVDRGDLALSAIPDLEINVAGWVDGDDAHELAVKALGVSTVTALGIGSSITADHLIPIHNLVGSTCRMELAVEVLKELFVSKDEAEIDQLRGAGAAIDRVHAQVPGLLEAGRTEADVAAQLNDLILEEHSEVDFVIVGSAENGANPHHSFSDRVLRNGDIVVVDIGGTFGPGYHSDCTRTYVVGGNPEDADEEFTKFYQVLYEAQLAAVAHVRPGVTAESVDAVARDHIAAAGYGEYFIHRTGHGIGLSTHEEPFIMAGNSLVLEPGMAFSIEPGIYIEGHHGARIEDIVVVTEDGCETLNNQPKELR, translated from the coding sequence ATGAGTGACCCTTCAACAAGTAATTTCCCATCATCGGTGTACGCGTCACGTCTTGCTCGTGCTCAAGAAGGTGCACGCACTGCTGGTCTAGATGGTTTAATCATTGGCACCGGCGCAGAACTTGCCTATCTCACTGGTAGTTGGATCTCCACCCATGAGCGTCTCACTGCGTTGGTTGTCCCCGCTACAGGTACAGCAACCATCATCCTCCCAGCCGTTGACCGAGGAGATCTGGCACTATCTGCGATCCCTGACTTGGAGATTAACGTGGCTGGTTGGGTTGACGGCGATGATGCCCATGAGTTGGCAGTAAAAGCACTTGGTGTTTCAACAGTCACCGCACTGGGTATTGGTTCCTCGATTACGGCAGATCACCTCATTCCGATCCACAACTTGGTGGGATCAACGTGCCGCATGGAACTGGCAGTAGAGGTATTGAAAGAACTCTTTGTCTCTAAAGACGAGGCAGAAATCGATCAGCTGCGCGGCGCCGGTGCAGCCATTGACCGGGTACACGCTCAAGTTCCAGGGCTTCTTGAAGCAGGACGCACTGAGGCAGACGTAGCAGCCCAATTAAACGATCTGATCCTCGAAGAACACTCCGAGGTGGACTTCGTGATCGTGGGTTCAGCTGAAAACGGTGCAAACCCGCACCACAGTTTCTCTGATCGAGTGCTGCGCAACGGCGATATCGTTGTCGTGGATATCGGAGGTACTTTTGGACCGGGCTACCACTCTGATTGCACACGCACCTACGTCGTGGGCGGCAACCCTGAGGACGCAGATGAAGAATTCACCAAGTTCTACCAGGTGCTCTACGAAGCACAGCTAGCTGCCGTTGCTCATGTTCGCCCTGGTGTAACCGCAGAATCTGTCGATGCGGTAGCTCGTGATCATATTGCTGCAGCAGGATACGGTGAGTACTTCATCCACCGCACTGGACACGGCATTGGTCTATCTACCCATGAGGAGCCCTTCATTATGGCGGGTAACTCACTCGTGTTAGAACCTGGCATGGCATTTTCCATTGAGCCCGGCATCTATATTGAAGGTCACCACGGTGCACGCATTGAAGACATCGTGGTTGTCACCGAAGATGGGTGCGAGACCTTAAACAACCAGCCAAAGGAACTGCGTTGA
- a CDS encoding trypsin-like serine protease, whose translation MRSNHTVRIKSAGSYASGLLITKKHVTDTFAPSMTSISERATYILTADHFLRSCSKVIYIRGQNFTATATTSLSVFGTDLGLIKLDGKAPTMPLPLITDKPLHVGSKTITYGFGGQPSATTPKEIHGRVISTIPYGVSRNRITRVHHGVLIYNSPEKAVKGDSGGPVLVDGRVAGIQSMISDPGGFNTGVATAATLTQHLPALAHAMDLLEHN comes from the coding sequence GTGCGATCAAACCACACTGTCAGAATCAAATCTGCTGGAAGCTATGCCAGCGGTCTGTTGATCACGAAAAAGCATGTCACAGACACCTTCGCTCCTTCTATGACATCTATTTCAGAACGGGCAACGTACATCCTCACGGCGGATCACTTTCTGCGCAGCTGTTCCAAAGTCATCTACATCAGGGGCCAAAACTTCACGGCTACTGCCACAACAAGTTTGTCCGTGTTTGGCACAGATCTCGGTTTGATCAAATTAGACGGTAAAGCACCAACAATGCCGCTTCCGCTTATTACAGACAAACCACTTCATGTGGGAAGTAAAACCATCACGTACGGTTTCGGTGGGCAGCCTTCAGCCACCACCCCTAAGGAAATCCATGGGCGGGTGATCTCTACAATCCCCTACGGTGTATCAAGAAATCGCATCACCAGAGTCCACCACGGTGTTTTGATCTATAACTCGCCGGAAAAGGCCGTTAAGGGTGATTCCGGTGGACCAGTGCTGGTTGATGGCCGTGTGGCTGGAATCCAATCAATGATCTCTGACCCCGGTGGCTTTAACACCGGGGTGGCAACCGCTGCGACATTAACCCAGCACTTACCCGCGCTGGCTCACGCCATGGACTTATTAGAGCACAACTAA